A genomic stretch from Sinorhizobium terangae includes:
- a CDS encoding NUDIX domain-containing protein encodes MTEHADPRVRIIDRKTLWNGFVSLEEVTLEQEMSDGQTARLVREVHDHGRAATILLFDPERQLVVLVRQLRIPVFLQGEPGYLIEAPAGLLDGEEPAVAICREAMEETGYNIESATHLFDAYMSPGSLTERTSFFFGCIDASKKVAAGGGLAHEGEDLEVLEIPFEEAVAMVGTGEICDAKTIMLLQWAMLNRASIS; translated from the coding sequence ATGACGGAACATGCCGACCCGCGCGTCCGGATCATCGACCGCAAAACCCTCTGGAACGGCTTCGTCAGCCTCGAGGAGGTCACGCTCGAACAGGAAATGTCCGATGGTCAAACCGCCCGGCTGGTCCGGGAAGTTCACGACCACGGTCGCGCCGCAACAATCCTGCTTTTCGATCCGGAGCGGCAGTTGGTGGTCCTCGTCCGCCAGCTTCGCATTCCCGTATTTCTGCAGGGCGAGCCGGGATATCTTATCGAAGCGCCGGCCGGCCTTCTCGACGGCGAAGAGCCGGCAGTGGCGATTTGCCGCGAAGCGATGGAAGAAACCGGCTACAACATCGAAAGCGCCACCCACCTCTTCGATGCCTACATGAGTCCGGGTTCGTTGACGGAACGAACGAGCTTCTTCTTTGGCTGCATTGATGCCTCGAAGAAAGTGGCTGCAGGCGGCGGGCTCGCCCACGAGGGCGAAGACCTCGAGGTTCTCGAAATTCCCTTCGAAGAGGCGGTGGCAATGGTTGGCACTGGCGAGATCTGCGACGCCAAGACCATCATGCTGCTTCAATGGGCTATGCTCAACCGCGCCTCTATTTCATAG
- the mprF gene encoding bifunctional lysylphosphatidylglycerol flippase/synthetase MprF → MTFPSASEPEVDEEQRNEAGWRPFLRRNQRYLSAIGTLLVIALFGAAIFHLTAEVHYDEVVAALADTSWQSIAAAVLFTGLSFLALTFYDVAALDYIKRKLPYADVALTAACAYAVGNTAGFGALSGGAIRYRSYSRLGLQPEEIARVIAFVTLAFGLGLATVTCLSLLTVGEYVAPLTGLEPFWLRTIAVIVLGGLLTTFILAGEGREVRIGRLTLRLPDSRTASRQFLVTALDLAASASVLYVLLPSGTIGWPAFLAVYSFAVGVGVLSHVPAGLGVFEAVMIATLGRAVDVDTILGALVLYRVIYHVLPLLIAIVMIIGVEIRQFAGHPAASSVRRIGGRMAPLLLATLALVLAIMLVLSSVTPTPDENLAFLESYVPLPLVEGAHFLASLLGLALVIVARGLALRLDGAWWASIVIAAAALLLSLLKAVALAEAGMLAFFVVGLLASRRLFVRPASLFGQALTPPWLTAIGVICLGALVVLLFVYRDIEYSRELWWQFEFAAEAPRGLRAFLGVTIGASAIAIWSLMRPATTTVEPASDEALERAIAIVDAQDMSDANLVRMGDKSVMFSADGSAFIMYGRRARSWIALFDPVGPLQAWPDLIWQFIETARANGCRAVFYQVSPVGLAYYADAGLRAFRLGELAEVDLTRFELKGGKWANLRQQVSRGQRDGLEFAIVEPEAVPAILPELAAVSDAWLAHHSAREKGFSLGAFDPQYITAQPVAVLKCGGRIVAFANILKTATKEEGSVDLMRFSPDAPKGSMDFLFVQLMEYLKAQGYRRFNLGMAPLSGMSSRQIAPVWDRAGRAFFEHGERFYNFKGLRAFKSKFHPRWQPRYLVASGGLNPILALMDATFLIGGGLKGVIRK, encoded by the coding sequence ATGACGTTCCCCTCTGCCTCAGAGCCTGAAGTCGATGAAGAGCAAAGGAACGAAGCGGGGTGGAGACCGTTTCTGAGGCGCAATCAGCGCTATCTTTCCGCTATCGGCACGCTTCTCGTGATCGCGCTGTTCGGAGCGGCCATCTTTCATCTGACCGCCGAGGTGCATTATGACGAGGTCGTCGCGGCATTGGCGGACACGAGTTGGCAGTCGATCGCTGCCGCGGTCCTGTTCACCGGCCTGAGTTTCCTCGCGCTCACCTTCTACGATGTCGCCGCCCTCGACTACATCAAGCGCAAGCTGCCTTACGCCGACGTAGCGCTTACGGCCGCCTGCGCCTATGCCGTCGGCAATACGGCCGGTTTCGGGGCCTTGAGCGGCGGGGCGATCCGCTACCGGTCCTACTCCCGCCTCGGCTTGCAGCCAGAAGAGATAGCCCGCGTCATTGCCTTCGTGACGCTCGCCTTTGGCCTCGGCCTTGCCACGGTCACTTGCCTCAGCTTGCTGACGGTCGGCGAATATGTCGCTCCGCTGACGGGACTTGAGCCGTTCTGGCTGCGGACGATCGCCGTCATTGTGCTCGGCGGTTTGTTGACTACCTTCATCCTGGCCGGAGAGGGCCGCGAAGTCCGCATTGGACGCTTGACCCTGCGTCTGCCCGACTCGAGGACCGCCTCCCGCCAGTTCCTGGTAACAGCGCTCGATCTTGCGGCATCCGCAAGCGTTCTCTACGTCCTGTTGCCATCGGGAACGATCGGCTGGCCCGCCTTCCTGGCAGTCTATTCGTTCGCGGTGGGCGTCGGCGTGCTCAGCCATGTGCCTGCGGGGCTCGGCGTCTTCGAAGCGGTGATGATCGCAACGCTCGGCCGCGCGGTCGACGTCGATACGATCCTTGGAGCGTTGGTTCTCTACCGCGTCATCTATCACGTGTTGCCGCTGCTGATCGCGATTGTGATGATTATCGGCGTGGAGATTCGTCAGTTCGCCGGCCACCCTGCGGCATCAAGCGTCCGCCGCATAGGCGGCCGCATGGCCCCATTGCTCCTCGCCACGCTGGCGCTTGTACTCGCCATAATGCTGGTGCTGTCGAGCGTGACGCCGACGCCCGACGAGAACCTGGCATTTCTTGAAAGCTATGTTCCGCTGCCGCTGGTCGAAGGCGCGCACTTCCTCGCGAGCCTGCTCGGCCTGGCGCTGGTCATCGTCGCGCGGGGGCTGGCGCTGCGCCTCGATGGTGCTTGGTGGGCGTCGATCGTGATCGCGGCGGCTGCGCTGCTGCTATCGTTGCTGAAAGCGGTGGCGTTGGCGGAAGCTGGTATGCTCGCATTCTTCGTCGTCGGACTGCTCGCCAGCCGCCGGCTTTTCGTTCGCCCTGCGTCGCTGTTCGGTCAGGCCCTGACGCCGCCGTGGCTCACGGCGATCGGCGTCATTTGCCTGGGGGCGTTGGTCGTCCTGCTCTTTGTCTATCGCGATATCGAATATAGCCGTGAGCTCTGGTGGCAGTTCGAGTTTGCGGCCGAGGCGCCGCGTGGACTTCGCGCCTTCCTCGGGGTCACGATCGGGGCGAGTGCCATCGCCATCTGGAGCCTGATGCGTCCCGCCACAACAACGGTGGAGCCGGCATCGGACGAGGCGTTGGAGCGGGCGATCGCCATTGTCGATGCCCAGGACATGTCGGATGCCAACCTCGTGCGGATGGGCGACAAGAGCGTCATGTTCTCTGCCGACGGCAGTGCCTTCATCATGTATGGTCGCCGTGCGCGTTCCTGGATCGCCCTCTTTGATCCGGTCGGTCCGTTGCAAGCTTGGCCGGATCTTATCTGGCAATTCATAGAGACCGCCCGCGCTAACGGCTGCCGGGCGGTCTTCTACCAGGTTTCGCCGGTGGGGCTCGCCTATTACGCCGACGCCGGCTTGCGGGCGTTCCGGCTGGGCGAGCTTGCCGAGGTCGATCTGACGCGGTTCGAACTGAAGGGTGGAAAATGGGCAAACCTGCGCCAGCAGGTCAGTCGTGGCCAGCGCGATGGGCTCGAATTCGCCATAGTTGAGCCCGAGGCCGTGCCGGCAATCCTGCCGGAGCTTGCGGCAGTTTCGGATGCCTGGCTCGCACATCACAGCGCACGGGAGAAGGGTTTCTCCCTCGGAGCCTTCGATCCCCAGTACATTACGGCTCAGCCGGTTGCTGTTCTTAAATGCGGCGGACGCATCGTTGCCTTTGCCAACATCCTCAAGACTGCGACTAAGGAGGAGGGCTCCGTCGACCTGATGCGCTTCTCGCCCGACGCGCCGAAAGGTTCGATGGACTTCCTGTTCGTACAGCTGATGGAATATCTCAAGGCGCAGGGTTATAGGCGCTTCAATCTTGGCATGGCGCCGCTTTCCGGGATGTCCTCCCGGCAGATAGCGCCTGTGTGGGACCGAGCGGGCCGGGCATTCTTCGAGCACGGCGAACGCTTCTACAATTTCAAGGGCCTGCGCGCCTTCAAGTCCAAGTTCCACCCGCGTTGGCAACCGCGCTACCTTGTTGCGAGCGGCGGCCTCAACCCGATCCTGGCTTTGATGGACGCAACGTTCCTCATCGGCGGCGGTCTCAAGGGAGTGATAAGGAAATGA
- a CDS encoding virulence factor family protein → MTGTRKIWKLALSAALIAVALLHARADDTPQFDTGTIPSPHVLFPKEEASAIVVLLSDAAGWTAKEDGVARALANDKALVIGIDLKAYLASLAKDDGDCIYTVSDIESLSQQVQRAAKSSAYRPPIVAGVGAGGAMALAIAAQSPAATIGQTLAVDPEEGIALTKQLCTPAEKIRKGDRMVYGLTDGPLPDPVTVAFSPAASAEGKDHVAALVAKHSDIETHDTGDDAYTALSDALSGALAEGDEAENPFGLPLTVLDAKPTRDTMAVIYSGDGGWRDIDKEVGNVLQQQGVPVVGVDSLRYFWSERQPQATADDLARIITYYRKRWNVRNVLLIGYSFGADILPRTYNLLPPADRARVRQLTLLALSHHADYKISVLGWLGAEGEGGDPVDDLKAIDPALVQCVYGTDEDGDACPDLKSSGVDVVAIEGGHHFDEDYPALTRRVLDALDRRLAAAK, encoded by the coding sequence ATGACCGGCACGCGAAAGATCTGGAAGCTCGCCCTTTCCGCCGCGCTGATTGCGGTAGCTTTGCTGCATGCCCGGGCCGACGACACGCCGCAATTCGACACCGGCACGATCCCGTCACCGCATGTCCTTTTCCCCAAGGAAGAGGCGTCCGCAATTGTCGTTCTCCTTTCGGATGCTGCCGGATGGACAGCGAAGGAAGACGGGGTCGCGCGTGCGCTTGCAAACGACAAGGCGCTCGTCATCGGCATCGACCTCAAGGCCTATCTCGCTTCGCTTGCCAAGGATGACGGCGACTGCATCTACACGGTCTCGGATATCGAATCGCTGAGCCAGCAGGTCCAGCGCGCTGCAAAGAGCAGCGCCTATCGACCGCCGATCGTCGCGGGCGTCGGCGCCGGCGGGGCGATGGCGCTGGCGATCGCCGCGCAGTCCCCCGCCGCGACCATCGGTCAGACGCTTGCGGTCGATCCCGAAGAGGGCATCGCATTGACGAAGCAGCTTTGTACGCCGGCCGAGAAGATTCGGAAGGGCGACCGCATGGTCTATGGTTTGACCGACGGACCGTTGCCCGATCCCGTGACCGTTGCGTTTTCGCCCGCTGCCTCCGCCGAGGGGAAGGACCACGTGGCCGCGCTTGTTGCCAAGCATTCGGACATTGAAACGCACGATACCGGGGACGACGCCTACACCGCGCTTTCGGATGCGCTTTCCGGGGCGCTCGCCGAGGGCGACGAAGCCGAAAACCCTTTCGGCCTTCCGCTGACGGTTCTCGATGCGAAGCCCACGCGTGACACGATGGCTGTGATCTATTCGGGTGACGGCGGCTGGCGGGATATCGACAAAGAGGTCGGCAATGTCCTGCAGCAGCAGGGTGTTCCGGTCGTGGGGGTGGATTCACTGCGCTATTTCTGGTCAGAACGCCAGCCGCAAGCGACTGCCGACGATCTTGCGCGGATCATCACCTACTATCGAAAACGATGGAATGTCCGAAACGTCCTCCTGATCGGTTATTCCTTCGGCGCGGACATCCTGCCGCGCACCTACAACCTGCTCCCGCCAGCGGATCGTGCGCGCGTGCGCCAGCTCACGCTCTTGGCGCTCTCGCATCATGCCGACTACAAGATCTCGGTTCTTGGCTGGCTGGGTGCGGAGGGCGAGGGGGGTGACCCGGTCGACGATCTCAAGGCGATTGATCCCGCGCTCGTCCAGTGTGTCTACGGCACCGACGAAGACGGCGACGCGTGCCCGGATCTGAAATCTTCAGGCGTGGATGTGGTCGCCATCGAGGGCGGCCACCATTTCGATGAGGACTATCCCGCCTTGACGCGCCGTGTGCTTGACGCGCTGGACCGGAGGCTCGCGGCGGCAAAGTGA
- the purN gene encoding phosphoribosylglycinamide formyltransferase, whose protein sequence is MSATTAKKRVVVFISGGGSNMLSLAKAAAEPDFPAEVVAVIADKAEAGGLAKAAALGIPTFSFVRKDFDSKEAHEAAILTELDRLQPDIICLAGYMRLLSAAFIQRHEGRILNIHPSLLPLFPGLHTHQRAIDAGMRLAGCTVHFVTEGMDDGPIIAQAAVPVLAGDTAETLAARVLTVEHKTYPMALRLVAEGKVEMQDGRAASHAVGEASGTLISPAM, encoded by the coding sequence ATGAGCGCGACTACTGCTAAAAAACGGGTCGTCGTCTTCATTTCCGGCGGCGGCTCGAACATGCTTTCGTTGGCGAAGGCAGCAGCGGAACCGGACTTCCCTGCCGAAGTCGTTGCCGTGATCGCTGACAAGGCGGAAGCCGGTGGCCTGGCCAAAGCAGCCGCCCTCGGCATCCCGACCTTTTCGTTCGTCCGAAAGGATTTCGACAGCAAGGAAGCGCACGAAGCGGCGATCCTGACGGAACTGGACCGGCTCCAGCCGGACATCATCTGCCTTGCCGGCTACATGCGGTTGCTGTCGGCAGCCTTCATCCAGCGCCATGAGGGCCGCATCCTCAATATTCATCCGTCACTTCTGCCGTTGTTTCCGGGGCTCCACACCCATCAGCGGGCGATCGATGCCGGCATGAGGCTCGCCGGCTGCACGGTTCATTTTGTCACCGAAGGCATGGACGACGGCCCGATCATCGCCCAGGCCGCGGTTCCGGTTCTGGCCGGCGACACGGCGGAAACACTTGCCGCGCGCGTTCTGACGGTTGAACACAAGACCTATCCGATGGCGCTGAGGCTCGTCGCCGAGGGCAAGGTCGAAATGCAGGATGGCCGGGCCGCAAGCCATGCGGTCGGCGAGGCATCGGGCACGCTCATCTCCCCCGCAATGTGA